In Fusarium oxysporum f. sp. lycopersici 4287 chromosome 4, whole genome shotgun sequence, a genomic segment contains:
- a CDS encoding T-complex protein 1 subunit eta, giving the protein MSFGGQTPTIIVLKEGTDTSQGKGQIISNINACLAVQATIKSTLGPYGGDLLMVDENGRQTITNDGATVMKLLDIVHPAARILVDIARSQDAEVGDGTTSVVVLAGEILKEVKEHVEQGVSSQIIIKGLRRASQMAVNKIKEVAVSTNEGNRRDTLIKLASTAMTSKLIKRNTTFFTKMVVDAVLSLDQDDLNEKLIGIKKIPGGSLTDSLFVNGVAFKKTFSYAGFEQQPKSFEQPKIVCLNVELELKAEKDNAEVRVEQVSEYQAIVDAEWQIIYKKLEAVYKTGAKVVLSKLPIGDLATQFFADRDVFCAGRVAADDMERVVQATGAVVQSTCSDILPEHLGTCGKFEERQIGGERFNFFEDCPEAKTCTLVLRGGAEQFIAEVERSLHDAIMIVKRAIRNHLIVGGGGAAEMEVSAYLHQFADKNISTKQQAIIKSFAKALEIIPRQLCDNAGFDATDILNKLRVAHRRGQTWAGVDFQNEGVTDMMEQFVWEPALVKINAIQAATEASCLILGVDETIRNEESAKPQAPGQLPPGAAQRALRGRGRGMPRR; this is encoded by the exons ATGTCCTTCGGAGGCCAAACGCCGACGATTATCGTCCTCAAGGAAG GAACCGATACTTCCCAGGGCAAGGGACAgatcatctccaacatcaaTGCCTGTCTCGCCGTCCAGGCTACAATCAAGTCTACTCTAGGTCCTTACGGCGGTGACCTTTTGAtggttgatgagaatggccgACAAACTATCACCAACGACGGCGCCACCGTGATGAAG cttctcgatatcgtccaCCCCGCCGCAAGAATCCTCGTCGATATTGCTCGATCGCAAGACGCCGAAGTCGGTGATGGAACCACATCAGTCGTTGTCCTCGCCGGTGAGATCCTgaaggaggtcaaggagcACGTTGAGCAGGGTGTTAGCTCTCAGATTATCATTAAGGGTCTGAGGAGGGCATCTCAGATGGCtgtcaacaagatcaaggaggtTGCTGTTAGCACAAACGAGGGCAACCGCCGTGATACTCTTATCAAGCTGGCTTCTACTGCCATGACAAGCAAGCTGATCAAGAGAAATACTACATTCTTCACCAAGA TGGTTGTCGATGCTGTCTTGTCCCTTGACCAGGACGACCTCAACGAGAAGCTCATCggcatcaagaagatcccTGGTGGTTCCCTGACCGACTCGCTCTTCGTTAACGGTGTCGCCTTCAAGAAGACCTTTTCCTATGCCGGTTTCGAACAACAACCAAAATCTTTCGAGCAACCCAAGATCGTATGCCTGAACGTCGAGCTGGAGctcaaggccgagaaggacAACGCCGAGGTCCGTGTTGAGCAGGTTTCTGAGTACCAGGCAATCGTCGATGCGGAGTGGCAGATTATctacaagaagcttgaggcaGTCTACAAGACTGGTGCTAAGGTTGTGCTCAGCAAACTGCCCATTGGTGACCTGGCCACACAATTCTTCGCTGATCGAGATGTCTTCTGTGCTGGTCGCGTGGCTGCTGATGATATGGAGCGTGTTGTCCAGGCTACTGGTGCTGTTGTTCAATCAACATGCTCCGATATTCTGCCCGAGCATTTGGGTACCTGCGGCAAGTTCGAGGAGCGCCAGATCGGTGGTGAGCGTTTCAACTTTTTCGAGGACTGTCCCGAGGCCAAGACTTGCACCCTCGTCCTCCGTGGTGGTGCTGAGCAGTTTATTGCTGAGGTCGAGCGATCCCTGCACGATGCCATCATGATCGTTAAGCGTGCCATCCGAAACCATCTCATTGTCGGTGGCGGCGGTGCTGCCGAGATGGAAGTTTCAGCATACCTTCACCAGTTCGCTGATAAGAACATCTCCACCAAGCAGCAAGCTATTATCAAGTCTTTtgccaaggctcttgagatcATCCCTCGCCAGCTTTGCGACAACGCTGGTTTCGATGCCACTGAtattctcaacaagctccGTGTTGCGCACCGAAGGGGTCAGACATGGGCTGGTGTTGATTTCCAGAACGAGGGCGTTACTGACATGATGGAGCAATTTGTCTGGGAGCCCgctcttgtcaagatcaacgcTATCCAGGCTGCCACCGAGGCCAGCTGCCTCATCCTTGGAGTCGACGAGACTATCCGCAACGAGGAGAGTGCTAAGCCTCAGGCTCCTGGTCAGCTACCGCCGGGTGCTGCGCAGCGTGCTCTGCGGGGCCGTGGACGTGGCATGCCCCGGAGGTAA
- a CDS encoding eukaryotic translation initiation factor 3 subunit K — translation MNGEDPPERPSEISSIINGLERYNPEAVGALETYLQDQCEQKFTDCNANRTLLKLYQLNPDRIKDEVITNVLVKTMTQFPSAQFSLALHLINPSAAVTGDLGEAITKLRSLNGQLEGAQYSRFWADLDDDMVADLIADIPDFEDVVRHRIALLVSQAFRELQITHLESWLGLNEDATKKFVTEVCGWTVESDGNVKVPSNPDNEAKKAEIREDVNVEQFSRVIRRSWEDTV, via the exons ATGAACGGTGAAGATCCGCCTGAGAGGCCTAGCGAGATCTCGTCCATCATCAACGGACTCGAACGATACAACCCTGAGGCTGTCGGCGCCCTTGAGACCTATCTCCAAGACCAATGCGAGCAGAAATTCACTGACTGCAATGCCAACCGAACACTGTTGAAACT ATATCAGCTCAACCCCGACCgtatcaaggatgaggtGATCACCAACGTCTTGGTCAAGACAATGACCCAGTTCCCCTCCGCACAGTTCTCTCTCGCTCTCCACCTCATCAACCCCTCCGCTGCTGTCACTGGCGACCTCGGCGAAGCTATCACCAAGCTCCGATCCCTCAACGGTCAGCTCGAGGGTGCTCAGTACTCCCGTTTCTGGGCCGATCTCGACGACGACATGGTTGCCGATTTGATTGCCGACATTCCTGACTTTGAGGACGTCGTTCGACACCGGATCGCCCTTCTCGTCTCACAGGCTTTCCGTGAGCTCCAGATCACCCATCTCGAGTCATGGCTCGGTCTCAACGAGGATGCCACCAAGAAGTTCGTTACCGAGGTTTGTGGTTGGACTGTCGAAAGTGACGGCAACGTCAAGGTTCCCTCAAACCCTGAcaacgaggccaagaaggctgagatccGTGAGGACGTCAACGTCGAGCAGTTCTCCAGGGTAATCCGACGGTCGTGGGAGGACACTGTTTGA
- a CDS encoding T-complex protein 1 subunit zeta, with translation MQIQNPTAVMIARAATAQDDICGDGTTSVVMLVGELLKQADRYISEGLHPRIITDGFEVAKVEALKFLDSFKLAKEVDRELLLNVARTSLATKLNSTLAAKLTPDIVDAVLAIYQAPAKPDLHMVEIMKMQHRTAADTRLIRGLALDHGARHPDMPKRLENCYILTLNVSLEYEKTEINSSFFYSSAEQRDKLVESERRFVDAKLKKIVELKKELCGNDGTKNFVVINQKGIDPLSLDVLAKNNILALRRAKRRNMERLQLVCGGVAQNSVDDLSEDVLGWAGLVYEQTLGEEKFTFVEEVKDPKSVTLMIKGPNAHTIAQVTDAVRDGLRSVYNMIVDKSVVPGAGAFQVACASHLKSDAFGKSVKGKAKWGVEAFADALLIIPKTLAANAGLDIQDALADLQDEYADGNVVGLNLETGEPMDPELEGVFDSYRVLRNCIASSSSIASNLLLCDELLKARQMGRAGGPGPGMDGPNDHM, from the exons ATGCAAATACAAAACCCTACCGCCGTTATGATTGCTCGAGCAGCGACCGCTCAGGACGATATTTGCGGTGACGGAACCACCTCTGTGGTTATGTTGGTTggcgagcttctcaagcagGCAGACCGATATATCTCTGAAGGACTGCACCCTCGTATCATCACTGATGGTTTCGAGGTTGCCAAGGTTGAGGCCCTTAAG TTCCTCGACTCTTTCAAACTCGCCAAGGAAGTTGACCGAGAACTCCTCCTCAATGTCGCCCGAACCTCGCTCGCCACTAAGCTCAACTCGACTTTGGCCGCCAAACTTACACCCGATATTGTCGATGCCGTTCTTGCTATTTACCAGGCTCCCGCGAAGCCCGATTTGCACATGGTGGAGATTATGAAGATGCAGCACCGAACAGCCGCCGACACTCGGCTGATTCGTGGACTAGCCCTTGATCACGGTGCTCGTCACCCCGATATGCCTAAGCGACTCGAGAACTGCTACATTCTCACCCTCAACGTCAGCCTGGAGTATGAGAAGACTGAGATTaactccagcttcttctACTCTAGCGCTGAGCAGCGTGATAAACTTGTTGAGAGTGAGCGTCGATTCGTCgatgccaagctcaagaaaattgtcgagctcaagaaggagcttTGCGGTAACGACGGTACAAAGAACTTTGTTGTTATCAACCAGAAGGGTATCGATCCTCTTtctcttgatgttcttgccaAGAACAATATTCTTGCTCTCCGACGGGCCAAGCGAAGGAACATGGAGCGTCTTCAGCTTGTTTGCGGTGGTGTTGCTCAAAACAGCGTTGACGACTTGTCTGAGGATGTTCTGGGTTGGGCTGGCCTTGTCTACGAGCAGACGCTCGGCGAGGAGAAGTTCACCTTTGTTGAGGAGGTCAAAGACCCTAAGTCTGTTACTCTGATGATTAAGGGACCCAACGCCCACACCATTGCTCAAGTGACAGACGCTGTCCGAGATGGTCTGCGAAGTGTTTACAACATGATTGTCGACAAATCTGTTGTtcctggtgctggtgctttCCAGGTTGCCTGTGCTTCTCACCTCAAGAGTGATGCCTTTGGCAAGTccgtcaagggcaaggccaAGTGGGGTGTTGAGGCATTCGCTGATGCCCTTCTTATTATTCCCAAGACTCTGGCTGCCAACGCCGGTCTTGACATCCAGGATGCTC TTGCGGACTTGCAGGATGAGTATGCTGACGGCAACGTCGTTGGCCTTAACCTCGAAACCGGTGAACCTATGGACCCTGAGCTGGAGGGTGTCTTTGACTCTTACCGAGTTCTGCGAAATTGCATcgcctccagctccagtATCGCATCTAACCTGCTTCTATGTGACGAGTTGTTGAAGGCTCGACAGATGGGTAGAGCAGGCGGACCTGGGCCCGGCATGGATGGACCTAATGATCACATGTAG
- a CDS encoding acetyltransferase yields the protein MPAMLDDPASPTIYRVSGQPPYPDPNNPGLPAEMTPRQVTLRDRQTVATIVPFSSKHQVPESLIAYLCDQINKEIEGGDTYPMMDPFAADKFGSYWFQNFGAIMLLGDVERAEDVVEGKDWSRECLGSFYIKPNYPGRSSHVCNAGFLVTDASRNRGVGRLMGEAYLDWAPKLGYTYSVFNLVYETNVASCRIWDALGFKRIGRVKGCGNLRSYPNQLIDAIIYGRDLSPRESEELVSEERFDKIKFYLKYGEYPNGADRAEKSRLRSAATHYKLLDGDKLMLKDKEVISDPARQFDIARQVHVQQHGGINKTTATIAEKYHWSRIKETVSDVIRSCVECKELGKTPNPGGARKAASSNNHAGGRRGAANTGDHHAQPTSPAPTQMLPLQDHNMIPTISHQSPDHDHSPSPYANPADISLIAPPHAIQGSTMEHTLHSHSPMLQDPPTGHHPHDHNVYQPIDPQIINEASHDLGPFDQYHSPADFQALLNATEDVGPDVVDRDLEMLIEHQDDDNVMDGTDDMDGIGVDVGVGADNHGLVHKERGLYDVGFEGAGG from the coding sequence ATGCCGGCCATGCTGGATGATCCGGCGAGCCCCACTATCTACCGAGTCTCCGGTCAGCCTCCGTATCCGGATCCGAACAACCCCGGCCTTCCGGCCGAGATGACCCCTAGGCAGGTCACGCTCCGTGATCGCCAGACCGTGGCCACTATTGTTCCGTTTTCCTCGAAACATCAGGTTCCCGAGTCGCTGATCGCCTACTTATGTGACCAGATCAACAAGGAAATTGAAGGCGGCGATACATATCCCATGATGGATCCCTTCGCCGCCGACAAGTTCGGTTCCTACTGGTTCCAGAACTTTGGCGCTATCATGCtccttggagatgttgaaCGTGCTGAGGATGTTGTAGAAGGCAAAGATTGGTCCCGGGAATGTCTCGGCAGCTTCTATATCAAGCCTAACTATCCCGGCCGCAGCAGCCATGTGTGCAACGCCGGTTTCCTTGTCACAGATGCCTCGCGTAACCGTGGTGTCGGTCGTCTCATGGGTGAGGCTTACCTTGACTGGGCACCTAAGTTAGGTTATACGTATAGCGTCTTCAATCTGGTGTACGAGACCAACGTTGCATCATGCCGTATTTGGGATGCGCTCGGCTTCAAGCGCATCGGTCGAGTCAAGGGCTGTGGAAACCTTCGCAGCTATCCCAATCAGCTGATTGATGCTATCATCTATGGGCGGGATCTGTCACCGCGCGAAAGCGAGGAACTCGTGAGTGAAGAGCGtttcgacaagatcaagttCTACCTCAAGTACGGCGAGTACCCGAACGGCGCTGACCGCGCTGAGAAAAGCAGGCTCCGCAGCGCAGCGACGCACTATAAGCTTCTCGACGGAGACAAGCTCATGCTCAAGGATAAGGAAGTTATATCCGATCCTGCCCGTCAGTTCGATATTGCTCGTCAAGTTCATGTTCAGCAGCACGGGGGTATCAACAAAACTACCGCTACTATTGCAGAGAAGTACCACTGGAGCCGTATCAAAGAAACAGTCAGCGACGTTATTCGCAGTTGTGTGGAGTGCAAAGAGTTAGGCAAGACACCTAACCCTGGCGGCGCGAGAAAAGCAGCCTCATCGAATAATCATGCGGGAGGGAGGAGAGGGGCTGCAAATACAGGTGACCACCATGCGCAACCGACGAGTCCTGCTCCTACCCAAATGTTACCACTGCAAGATCACAACATGATACCGACAATTTCCCACCAGAGTCCAGATCACGACCATTCACCAAGTCCTTATGCTAACCCAGCCGATATCTCTCTCATTGCACCTCCTCACGCTATTCAAGGCAGCACAATGGAACATACACTTCACTCGCACAGTCCCATGCTCCAAGATCCTCCTACTGGCCACCACCCACATGATCACAATGTATACCAACCCATCGACCCGCAAATCATCAACGAAGCTTCTCATGACCTTGGCCCCTTTGATCAATATCATTCGCCCGCTGACTTCCAAGCATTGCTCAATGCGACTGAAGATGTTGGTCCTGATGTCGTGGACAGAgatttggagatgttgatagaacatcaagatgatgataatgTGATGGACGGGACGGATGATATGGATGGCATAGGCGTGGATGTCGGTGTTGGCGCAGACAATCACGGGCTTGTACATAAGGAAAGGGGTTTGTATGATGTTGGTTTTGAGGGGGCGGGGGGGTAG
- a CDS encoding T-complex protein 1 subunit zeta → MSAAQLLNPKAESRRRGEALKVNISAGEGLQDVLKSNLGPLGTIKMLVDGAGQIKLTKDGNVLLREMQIQNPTAVMIARAATAQDDICGDGTTSVVMLVGELLKQADRYISEGLHPRIITDGFEVAKVEALKFLDSFKLAKEVDRELLLNVARTSLATKLNSTLAAKLTPDIVDAVLAIYQAPAKPDLHMVEIMKMQHRTAADTRLIRGLALDHGARHPDMPKRLENCYILTLNVSLEYEKTEINSSFFYSSAEQRDKLVESERRFVDAKLKKIVELKKELCGNDGTKNFVVINQKGIDPLSLDVLAKNNILALRRAKRRNMERLQLVCGGVAQNSVDDLSEDVLGWAGLVYEQTLGEEKFTFVEEVKDPKSVTLMIKGPNAHTIAQVTDAVRDGLRSVYNMIVDKSVVPGAGAFQVACASHLKSDAFGKSVKGKAKWGVEAFADALLIIPKTLAANAGLDIQDALADLQDEYADGNVVGLNLETGEPMDPELEGVFDSYRVLRNCIASSSSIASNLLLCDELLKARQMGRAGGPGPGMDGPNDHM, encoded by the exons ATGTCGGCAGCACAACTCCTCAACCCCAAGGCCGAGTCCCGA AGGAGGGGCGAAGCTCTGAAGGTCAACATTAGCGCTGGTGAAGGACTACAGGATGTTTTGAAGTCCAATCTGGGCCCTCTGGGCACCATTAAGAT GCTTGTTGACGGTGCGGGACAG ATCAAGCTGACCAAGGATGGAAACGTTCTCCTCCGAGAAATGCAAATACAAAACCCTACCGCCGTTATGATTGCTCGAGCAGCGACCGCTCAGGACGATATTTGCGGTGACGGAACCACCTCTGTGGTTATGTTGGTTggcgagcttctcaagcagGCAGACCGATATATCTCTGAAGGACTGCACCCTCGTATCATCACTGATGGTTTCGAGGTTGCCAAGGTTGAGGCCCTTAAG TTCCTCGACTCTTTCAAACTCGCCAAGGAAGTTGACCGAGAACTCCTCCTCAATGTCGCCCGAACCTCGCTCGCCACTAAGCTCAACTCGACTTTGGCCGCCAAACTTACACCCGATATTGTCGATGCCGTTCTTGCTATTTACCAGGCTCCCGCGAAGCCCGATTTGCACATGGTGGAGATTATGAAGATGCAGCACCGAACAGCCGCCGACACTCGGCTGATTCGTGGACTAGCCCTTGATCACGGTGCTCGTCACCCCGATATGCCTAAGCGACTCGAGAACTGCTACATTCTCACCCTCAACGTCAGCCTGGAGTATGAGAAGACTGAGATTaactccagcttcttctACTCTAGCGCTGAGCAGCGTGATAAACTTGTTGAGAGTGAGCGTCGATTCGTCgatgccaagctcaagaaaattgtcgagctcaagaaggagcttTGCGGTAACGACGGTACAAAGAACTTTGTTGTTATCAACCAGAAGGGTATCGATCCTCTTtctcttgatgttcttgccaAGAACAATATTCTTGCTCTCCGACGGGCCAAGCGAAGGAACATGGAGCGTCTTCAGCTTGTTTGCGGTGGTGTTGCTCAAAACAGCGTTGACGACTTGTCTGAGGATGTTCTGGGTTGGGCTGGCCTTGTCTACGAGCAGACGCTCGGCGAGGAGAAGTTCACCTTTGTTGAGGAGGTCAAAGACCCTAAGTCTGTTACTCTGATGATTAAGGGACCCAACGCCCACACCATTGCTCAAGTGACAGACGCTGTCCGAGATGGTCTGCGAAGTGTTTACAACATGATTGTCGACAAATCTGTTGTtcctggtgctggtgctttCCAGGTTGCCTGTGCTTCTCACCTCAAGAGTGATGCCTTTGGCAAGTccgtcaagggcaaggccaAGTGGGGTGTTGAGGCATTCGCTGATGCCCTTCTTATTATTCCCAAGACTCTGGCTGCCAACGCCGGTCTTGACATCCAGGATGCTC TTGCGGACTTGCAGGATGAGTATGCTGACGGCAACGTCGTTGGCCTTAACCTCGAAACCGGTGAACCTATGGACCCTGAGCTGGAGGGTGTCTTTGACTCTTACCGAGTTCTGCGAAATTGCATcgcctccagctccagtATCGCATCTAACCTGCTTCTATGTGACGAGTTGTTGAAGGCTCGACAGATGGGTAGAGCAGGCGGACCTGGGCCCGGCATGGATGGACCTAATGATCACATGTAG
- a CDS encoding 40S ribosomal protein S2, which produces MILRNAPVRHCRHTLASPISRSLARQMSTQVTTKTETTSEEWKTTQAAVAPPKIVSAARKKQRIVQDGILSLRTNSAHEHRGAAWTTPHSNSNSAVPATPAQQYKEWQRIQANTRSLGSKLEKRYIPTELTSLWNPANSRYIYGVRQGVHIISLETTAAHLRRAARVVEEVAYKAGLILFVGNRKGQMEIVTQAAEMAGACHLFTKWTPGAITNRDVILKMAGTKVVDHKDQELPGFESYRGSARPLMPDLVVCLNPLENYTLLYECGLKSIPTIGVIDTNVDPSWVTYTIPANDDSLRAMAVVGGVLGRAGQRGQQRRMADAKKKNMATWENSPDIVQHMNREKKAALAERKNVMGQMQHNLEGFNEEEQKILREGLYGDELEVTENEMVDMMGEAALGAAKEVAAQALSALPEEPASSGPESPVQAAAPGVVAEQTSSPEVVVEAQAKSTTSSPEQPIASDAATSPPEQPAAPEVVTDVQSEIKPAESAQDFRLANIEDQLSGLKNAAEAIEADIKSGKQ; this is translated from the exons ATGATCCTGAGGAACGCCCCCGTGCGGCATT GCCGCCACACATTGGCGTCTCCCATCTCCAGGTCCCTCGCCCGGCAAATGTCCACTCAGGTCACCACAAAGACTGAGACCACATCCGAAGAGTGGAAGACAACCCAGGCCGCTGTTGCGCCTCCGAAGATTGTCTCAGCGGCACGAAAGAAGCAGCGGATTGTACAGGACGGTATTCTTTCTCTCAGGACCAACTCGGCGCACGAGCACAGGGGTGCTGCTTGGACAACACCTCACTCCAACTCAAACTCGGCGGTACCTGCGACGCCTGCTCAGCAGTATAAGGAATGGCAAAGAATTCAGGCCAACACACGGAGTCTCGGTTCAAAGCTGGAGAAGCGATATATTCCCACCGAGCTT ACTTCGCTCTGGAACCCCGCGAACTCTCGATACATCTACGGCGTGCGACAAGGTGTTCACATCATCTCTCTGGAAACGACCGCAGCACACCTGCGACGTGCGGCCCGTgtggtggaggaggtagCATACAAGGCTGGCCTCATTCTCTTCGTAGGAAACCGCAAGGGTCAGATGGAGATTGTCACTCAGGCTGCTGAGATGGCTGGTGCTTGCCATCTGTTCACCAAGTGGACCCCTGGGGCCATCACCAATCGAGATGTTATTCTGAAGATGGCCGGAACAAAGGTTGTGGACCACAAGGACCAGGAACTCCCCGGGTTTGAGTCCTACAGAGGTTCGGCTCGACCGCTGATGCCTGATCTGGTTGTTTGCTTGAACCCCCTTGAGAACTATACCCTTCTTTATGAGTGCGGTCTTAAGAGCATTCCTACGATTGGCGTTATTGATACCAACGTAGACCCATCATGGGTGACTTATACCATTCCTGCTAACGATGACAG TCTGCGAGCGatggctgttgttggtggtgtcCTAGGCCGAGCTGGTCAAAGAGGTCAACAGCGACGTATGGCAGATgctaagaagaagaacatggcGACGTGGGAAAATTCTCCTGATATCGTACAGCACATGAACcgcgagaagaaggctgctcTTGCTGAGCGCAAGAATGTCATGGGACAGATGCAACACAACCTTGAGGGATTCAATGAGGAGGAACAGAAGATCTTAAGGGAGGGGCTCTACGGtgacgagcttgaggttACCGAGAACGAGATGGTTGACATGATGGGAGAGGCTGCCCTAGGAGCTGCAAAGGAGGTTGCCGCTCAGGCGCTGTCTGCATTGCCTGAGGAACCCGCTAGCTCCGGCCCTGAGTCTCCTGTGCAggctgctgctcctggagTAGTGGCTGAGCAAACATCCTCCCCTGAGGTCGTGGTTGAGGCTCAGGCTAAGTCTACCACCTCATCGCCTGAACAGCCTATTGCCTCCGACGCAGCCACTTCACCTCCTGAGCAACCCGCTGCACCAGAGGTAGTAACCGATGTTCAGTCCGAGATTAAGCCAGCCGAATCAGCACAGGATTTTAGGCTAGCGAACATTGAGGATCAGTTGTCAGGACTAAAGAATGCGGCCGAGGCGATCGAGGCCGATATCAAGAGCGGTAAGCAGTAG